The proteins below come from a single Desulfovibrio inopinatus DSM 10711 genomic window:
- a CDS encoding amino acid ABC transporter permease: protein MQFQFEWSAFFDAFPMLMRGLKLTIILTVGGLFFGFILGAVFGLMKLSRNYFARKIANIYIETIRGTPMLVQAMFLYFGVPMCIGIRIPPITAGILIIAINSGAYIAEIVRGAVQSINKGQAEAGRSIGLTRFQTMRYVIWPQAFKRMIPPLGNQFIISLKDTSLLMVIGVGELLRTGQEIVAVNFRAFEVYLAVAVVYLAMTLSIAKVLRVVEHRMHMKTQR, encoded by the coding sequence ATGCAATTTCAATTCGAGTGGTCCGCGTTTTTCGACGCCTTCCCCATGCTCATGCGCGGGTTGAAGTTGACCATTATTTTGACCGTCGGGGGACTCTTTTTCGGTTTTATCCTCGGAGCGGTCTTTGGTCTCATGAAGTTGTCACGTAATTACTTCGCCCGCAAAATTGCCAATATCTACATTGAAACTATTCGCGGAACTCCCATGCTGGTTCAGGCCATGTTCCTCTATTTTGGCGTTCCAATGTGCATCGGAATACGTATTCCACCCATAACGGCCGGTATTCTGATTATCGCCATCAACTCTGGAGCATATATTGCCGAAATCGTACGTGGTGCGGTCCAGTCCATTAACAAAGGCCAGGCCGAAGCCGGGCGATCCATTGGACTGACTCGATTTCAAACCATGCGATATGTTATTTGGCCGCAGGCCTTTAAGCGCATGATTCCCCCCCTGGGAAACCAATTTATCATCAGCCTCAAAGACACCTCCCTTCTTATGGTCATCGGCGTTGGAGAATTATTGCGCACAGGACAAGAAATCGTGGCCGTCAATTTTCGCGCGTTCGAGGTCTACCTTGCCGTTGCGGTGGTCTATCTCGCCATGACGCTGTCCATCGCCAAGGTATTGCGTGTTGTTGAACACCGCATGCATATGAAGACCCAACGCTAA
- a CDS encoding zinc dependent phospholipase C family protein yields the protein MGFLLIVPLVLGVFVFCGATDAFAWGPGAHMATGHFILENLRFLPVSMGAILEAHRQAFLYGCLSTDFFVGSGSRTRPPASHSWETGFRLLKTADTPELAAYAYGYLAHLAADTVSHNYFVPNILATMPSRGKLSHVYAEMLADARIDWCGREAAGLFAHQGDADATLRVVMSKSRRSFYTKKYLFRLGLLVGDTGPWTMPLRYVRGKLPSPVPETFLDTMLDTTKAVVFDLLTNPDSAVALDFDPTGKLHLNEAKKLQKRAQHTDAFPLSSRMRGLIRIWH from the coding sequence ATGGGATTTCTTCTTATCGTTCCTCTTGTGTTGGGTGTTTTTGTTTTTTGCGGCGCCACCGATGCCTTTGCCTGGGGGCCGGGAGCGCACATGGCAACAGGACATTTCATCCTTGAGAACCTGCGTTTTTTGCCGGTTTCCATGGGAGCGATTTTGGAAGCGCATCGCCAGGCATTTTTATATGGATGTTTGTCGACTGATTTTTTCGTCGGATCGGGATCACGAACTCGACCACCAGCAAGTCATAGCTGGGAGACAGGCTTTCGTTTGCTCAAAACAGCCGACACCCCCGAGCTTGCTGCCTATGCGTATGGGTATCTCGCCCATTTGGCAGCAGACACGGTCTCCCATAATTATTTTGTCCCCAATATCTTGGCGACGATGCCTTCACGGGGGAAATTAAGTCATGTCTACGCTGAAATGCTGGCTGACGCCCGTATTGACTGGTGCGGCCGAGAAGCGGCGGGATTGTTTGCGCATCAAGGCGATGCCGATGCCACGTTGCGCGTTGTCATGTCGAAGTCGAGACGTTCGTTTTATACAAAAAAATACCTCTTCCGTTTAGGGCTTCTTGTGGGAGACACAGGCCCATGGACGATGCCACTTCGATATGTCCGAGGAAAACTTCCTTCGCCTGTTCCCGAAACTTTTCTGGATACGATGCTCGACACGACGAAAGCCGTGGTATTCGACCTCTTGACAAACCCGGACTCTGCGGTTGCCCTCGACTTTGACCCCACGGGAAAACTCCACCTTAATGAAGCCAAAAAACTGCAGAAACGAGCACAGCATACGGATGCTTTTCCTCTGTCATCACGCATGCGGGGGCTGATCCGTATCTGGCATTAA
- a CDS encoding transporter substrate-binding domain-containing protein: MQFLWAGPLSNILRRKACWHHAAFWNFSGRIAAYLVNITGKRKWPQIQQTKKRTRCSALFFYGFLLLCLIVPPQVSAQSSPHVLKSASELDYPPFALVLPDGQADGFAVELLKEVTRDVGLDVTFKIGPWNVIKQELKDGKIDVLPFVSYSKERAAYFDFTAPYLRMHGTIFVRKDNTTIKNEDDLWGKEVAVMKGDTAHEYIVANHLSEYIIATDSYAEALKQLSKGQHDAVVVQQLVGWQLVRALGIHNLKDVKEGFQNKLKVAPQPLSGFEQKFCIAVQKGNAELLRELNEGLAIAFSSGKYDQLYTKWFSPILPELRPSFGDIVKNTLYILIPLLAIFGTIGLFYFRREFNRRTKELRDSETRFKVLHNASFGGIFIHDKGIILDCNHGLSDITGYPHAELIGMDCIRLIAAPLQQEVREKMHSGYEKSYNAMAQRKNGVIFPVRIEARNIPYQGRPVRVVEFRDITELKQAEDTVRRSEEHLRSLAATVPGALYQFKVDRNGLFHIPYMSEGIRLFGNITAVKAMKNAHFLLDSILPEDKISFEEGIAHSARALQRLDVCIRFLPQREQQSGRWARAVALPMIQIDGTVLWNGILLDVTEQKESEEALAIAKYQAEAANKSKSEFLANMSHEIRTPLNGVVGMLQLLQATHLDTEQQQYAHMALQSSLRLTRLLSDILDLSMVEAGKLHLNWEEFDLPKQIHEAVELFHSVAKQSKLSIHIHIDESIPLRLKGDPVRVQQILINLIGNALKFTKQGEVSVSADQLPFHHPNQVCVLFSVADTGIGISDDKLADIFSPFTQGVQGYSRDHQGAGLGLAICQRLISLMGGGLAVETESGKGAAFMFSIPFDCVESSAAPHDPVPQTYPHDNTALHILLVEDDETNSMTAQKQIEKFGFHVTAVSNGKEALQALQETEFDVILMDIQMPVMNGVEATLAIRRGAVGEENSTLPIIAMTAYAMPGDKDIFLTAGMDAYLAKPIDMQDLNALLSRYKKSINRSA, translated from the coding sequence ATGCAATTCCTTTGGGCTGGCCCGCTGTCGAATATATTGAGAAGGAAAGCATGTTGGCATCATGCAGCGTTTTGGAATTTTTCTGGTCGTATAGCGGCATATCTGGTCAACATAACCGGCAAAAGAAAGTGGCCGCAAATCCAGCAAACGAAAAAGCGTACACGCTGCAGTGCACTCTTTTTCTATGGGTTTCTGCTCCTCTGTCTCATCGTCCCACCTCAAGTCTCAGCGCAATCCTCACCACACGTTCTCAAATCCGCAAGTGAACTCGATTACCCTCCTTTCGCCTTGGTTCTCCCAGATGGACAAGCCGACGGATTCGCCGTTGAGCTCCTGAAGGAAGTCACTCGAGATGTCGGTCTTGACGTCACCTTCAAGATTGGTCCCTGGAATGTCATTAAACAGGAGCTCAAAGACGGAAAAATCGATGTCCTTCCCTTTGTTTCCTATTCTAAAGAGCGCGCTGCCTATTTTGATTTCACGGCTCCGTACCTCCGTATGCATGGAACAATCTTTGTCCGCAAAGATAATACAACCATCAAAAATGAGGACGATCTTTGGGGAAAAGAAGTTGCGGTCATGAAAGGCGACACGGCGCATGAATATATTGTGGCAAACCATCTTTCAGAATACATCATCGCAACCGATTCATACGCGGAAGCATTGAAACAACTTTCAAAAGGCCAACACGATGCAGTTGTGGTCCAGCAATTGGTGGGATGGCAACTTGTTCGAGCTCTCGGCATTCACAATCTGAAAGATGTGAAGGAAGGTTTTCAGAATAAACTCAAAGTTGCCCCGCAACCGCTTTCGGGGTTTGAACAAAAATTCTGTATCGCCGTACAAAAAGGCAATGCAGAACTGCTCAGAGAACTCAACGAAGGATTGGCGATCGCGTTCTCCAGCGGCAAATACGATCAACTCTATACAAAGTGGTTTAGTCCAATTTTACCTGAATTACGCCCAAGTTTCGGTGATATTGTCAAGAATACACTGTATATCCTTATTCCGCTTCTCGCAATTTTTGGCACCATAGGGCTCTTTTACTTTCGGCGCGAATTTAATCGACGCACCAAAGAACTTCGCGACAGTGAAACCCGCTTTAAAGTCCTCCACAATGCATCCTTCGGGGGGATTTTCATACACGACAAGGGGATCATTTTAGATTGCAACCATGGTTTGAGCGATATTACCGGCTATCCCCACGCAGAACTCATCGGTATGGATTGCATTCGCCTCATCGCTGCACCTTTGCAACAAGAAGTACGAGAGAAAATGCATTCCGGCTATGAAAAATCGTATAATGCCATGGCGCAACGAAAAAATGGTGTCATTTTCCCTGTACGTATAGAAGCTCGCAATATTCCGTACCAAGGAAGACCAGTTCGAGTTGTCGAATTTCGAGATATTACAGAACTTAAACAAGCAGAAGACACCGTCCGTCGAAGTGAAGAACATTTGCGTAGTCTCGCTGCAACGGTTCCCGGGGCATTGTATCAATTTAAAGTGGACCGGAACGGCCTTTTTCATATTCCGTATATGAGCGAGGGAATTCGCCTCTTCGGCAATATCACGGCCGTGAAAGCCATGAAGAATGCCCACTTCCTCTTGGACTCCATTCTTCCTGAAGACAAAATATCTTTTGAAGAGGGAATTGCCCATTCCGCTCGTGCACTCCAGCGGCTCGATGTATGCATTCGATTCCTTCCGCAACGAGAGCAGCAGTCAGGACGTTGGGCCAGGGCTGTTGCTCTTCCTATGATCCAAATTGACGGGACGGTATTATGGAACGGTATTCTTCTCGATGTAACCGAGCAAAAGGAATCCGAAGAAGCACTTGCCATCGCCAAATACCAGGCCGAAGCCGCAAACAAAAGCAAGTCCGAATTTCTGGCGAACATGAGTCATGAAATTCGTACCCCCTTGAACGGCGTCGTTGGTATGCTTCAACTTCTCCAAGCCACACACCTTGATACGGAACAGCAGCAATATGCCCATATGGCTCTCCAATCTTCCCTTCGATTGACGCGTCTGTTGTCCGATATTCTTGATCTTTCCATGGTCGAAGCAGGAAAACTCCATCTGAATTGGGAAGAATTCGATTTACCGAAACAGATTCATGAAGCTGTTGAACTCTTCCATTCTGTCGCAAAGCAGTCCAAGCTTTCCATCCACATCCACATTGATGAAAGTATTCCTTTGCGGCTCAAAGGCGACCCGGTGCGAGTCCAACAGATCCTGATCAATTTAATTGGTAACGCTCTGAAATTCACGAAACAGGGCGAGGTCTCTGTGAGCGCCGACCAGCTCCCCTTCCACCACCCCAATCAGGTGTGTGTTCTTTTTTCTGTTGCCGATACCGGGATTGGAATCTCGGATGATAAACTTGCCGATATCTTTTCGCCCTTTACGCAAGGGGTGCAAGGCTATTCTCGCGATCATCAAGGAGCCGGTCTGGGTCTTGCCATTTGCCAACGCCTTATTTCCCTCATGGGAGGGGGGCTGGCCGTCGAAACCGAGAGCGGTAAGGGCGCGGCATTTATGTTCAGTATTCCATTCGACTGTGTCGAATCATCAGCAGCGCCCCATGATCCAGTTCCTCAAACGTACCCGCACGACAATACAGCTCTTCATATCTTGCTTGTTGAAGATGACGAAACAAACAGTATGACGGCTCAAAAGCAGATAGAGAAATTCGGTTTTCATGTTACTGCCGTCAGCAATGGCAAAGAAGCATTACAGGCGTTGCAAGAAACTGAATTCGACGTGATCCTTATGGACATTCAAATGCCTGTTATGAATGGAGTCGAGGCAACCTTGGCAATCCGACGTGGCGCCGTCGGAGAAGAAAATTCTACACTTCCTATTATCGCGATGACAGCATATGCCATGCCCGGTGATAAAGATATTTTTCTTACGGCTGGCATGGACGCATATCTCGCAAAACCTATCGACATGCAGGATCTCAACGCTCTGCTCTCCAGGTACAAAAAAAGCATAAATCGTTCTGCATAA
- a CDS encoding DUF2939 domain-containing protein has protein sequence MNRAIGIAICLILFILGWLYYYQPYDAAIALENAVKNHDTKRLEELIDFNSLRLNFKSRLAESLGRPYPKERPVAEIINLGPGETRDLAVATVDTLLTPERIILVMQGKWIIPGIKITKETSGSPVATPDATPIFNKATYDYAAISKFVIIAHPTDSATVRYILKREGFHWKVIDIEII, from the coding sequence ATGAATCGCGCGATTGGCATTGCGATATGCCTTATTCTCTTTATCCTTGGATGGTTGTATTACTACCAACCCTACGATGCCGCCATAGCTTTGGAAAATGCCGTAAAGAATCATGATACAAAACGGTTAGAAGAACTTATTGACTTCAACTCGTTGCGGTTAAACTTCAAATCGCGTTTAGCTGAAAGTCTTGGCCGTCCTTATCCAAAAGAGAGGCCAGTTGCAGAAATCATCAACCTTGGCCCTGGAGAGACTCGGGACCTTGCCGTGGCGACAGTGGATACTCTACTGACACCGGAACGCATCATTCTCGTCATGCAAGGCAAATGGATCATTCCAGGAATAAAGATCACCAAGGAAACATCCGGCAGCCCCGTTGCGACACCTGACGCAACACCTATCTTCAACAAAGCCACCTACGACTATGCGGCCATTTCCAAATTCGTTATCATAGCTCATCCCACCGATTCCGCGACGGTTCGTTATATTTTGAAGCGTGAAGGGTTCCATTGGAAAGTCATAGATATTGAAATTATCTGA
- a CDS encoding methyl-accepting chemotaxis protein, whose protein sequence is MLNNVSVFKKFTLLSVVFFCCMGAFYAVSRYTIHTTSIGSHSYASIINSRNLLADIIPPPLFVMETYLKASEMLNARGIEDVNYISSLIRKQKKVFDEHRQLWAKDMHEGRLRTILLDEVCPLGEDVFAIIESELIPAARKLDRKKMQDIFAHKVTPAFLKQRESIDSFTISLEDEASHIEKKGKETVESGIMFFNVFFAVSLIIVMIFNRVLAKNITRALQRCGSFARDIAAGRLDATLSMTRKDDFGELGENLCTMLAELKRKISLSEEKTVLAESETKKANYAVEEAKHAKEQTEHAKADGMLQAAQQLENVVDIVSSASEQLAAQTEQSAQGAETQAQRVSEIASAMAQMNTTVFEVAQNASEAAQTASQTTQSAEEGAKIVAQLVRFIDQVLDNAKQSLNDMGALEKQAEGIGHVLNVISDIADQTNLLALNAAIEAARAGETGRGFAVVADEVRKLAEKTMTATKEVEDATNAIQQGAKMNYSHVEQSVRALAEVTLLANQSGESLHQIVNFVEKVTGQIHSIATASEEQSAASEEIHHRVEDVNRISSETSDAMQQSARAVDELLLQSQVLKKLIDQLKGEGGDHHLAKSDAILVSDTRRFTRLC, encoded by the coding sequence ATGCTGAATAATGTATCCGTTTTTAAAAAATTCACTCTTCTTTCCGTTGTCTTTTTTTGCTGTATGGGTGCTTTCTATGCTGTTTCTCGGTACACCATTCACACCACGTCTATTGGAAGTCATTCGTATGCCTCCATAATAAATAGTAGAAATCTGTTGGCGGATATAATTCCGCCGCCACTTTTTGTTATGGAAACATATCTCAAAGCTTCCGAAATGCTGAATGCTCGTGGAATTGAAGATGTGAATTATATTTCTTCACTCATCCGTAAGCAAAAAAAAGTTTTTGACGAACACCGTCAGCTTTGGGCGAAAGATATGCACGAAGGACGTCTGAGAACAATATTATTGGATGAGGTATGCCCACTTGGGGAAGATGTCTTTGCAATCATTGAATCTGAGTTGATTCCGGCCGCTCGAAAGCTGGATCGAAAGAAAATGCAGGATATTTTTGCGCATAAAGTGACCCCAGCCTTTCTCAAACAACGAGAATCTATCGACAGCTTTACGATATCGTTGGAGGACGAAGCTTCTCATATTGAAAAAAAAGGAAAAGAAACCGTCGAAAGCGGAATTATGTTTTTCAATGTCTTCTTTGCCGTGAGCCTTATTATCGTCATGATTTTTAATCGCGTTCTTGCAAAGAATATTACCAGAGCACTTCAGCGTTGTGGGAGTTTTGCTCGGGATATCGCCGCAGGCAGACTGGATGCAACGTTGAGTATGACTCGGAAAGATGATTTCGGTGAGCTTGGAGAAAATCTGTGTACTATGCTTGCAGAACTCAAACGTAAGATTTCACTGTCTGAAGAAAAGACCGTCCTTGCCGAATCCGAGACGAAAAAGGCGAATTATGCCGTTGAAGAAGCCAAACATGCAAAAGAGCAGACCGAACACGCCAAAGCAGATGGAATGCTCCAAGCCGCGCAACAGCTCGAAAATGTTGTCGATATTGTTTCCTCAGCATCGGAACAGCTCGCTGCGCAAACAGAACAATCGGCTCAGGGAGCTGAGACTCAAGCACAAAGAGTGAGTGAAATTGCTTCAGCAATGGCACAAATGAACACAACGGTGTTTGAAGTTGCGCAAAATGCTTCTGAGGCAGCTCAAACGGCCAGCCAAACGACACAGAGTGCGGAAGAAGGTGCCAAGATTGTTGCGCAACTTGTTCGGTTCATCGATCAAGTATTGGATAATGCCAAACAATCCCTTAACGATATGGGCGCATTGGAGAAACAGGCTGAAGGTATCGGACACGTACTCAATGTTATCTCCGATATTGCCGATCAAACAAATCTTCTCGCGCTCAACGCCGCCATTGAGGCCGCACGCGCTGGTGAAACCGGGAGAGGTTTTGCTGTCGTTGCCGATGAAGTACGGAAGCTTGCTGAGAAAACGATGACTGCAACCAAGGAAGTCGAGGACGCGACGAATGCCATTCAGCAAGGGGCAAAGATGAATTACAGCCATGTGGAGCAATCTGTCCGTGCGTTGGCAGAGGTGACGCTGTTAGCCAATCAATCGGGAGAATCGTTGCATCAGATTGTCAACTTTGTTGAGAAGGTAACGGGTCAGATCCATTCCATTGCGACGGCTTCCGAAGAGCAGTCCGCAGCAAGCGAAGAAATTCATCACCGGGTTGAAGACGTCAATAGGATCTCTTCCGAGACCTCGGATGCAATGCAGCAATCTGCACGGGCTGTCGATGAACTGTTGCTGCAGTCCCA
- the glnH gene encoding glutamine ABC transporter substrate-binding protein GlnH encodes MKKTLTLIMTLVLTLAFTASGFAKTLVVATDTNFPPFEYKDPESGKHTGFDVELFDAIAKDNGWEYDLQPMDFNGIIPGLQSGQIDVGIAGITIKPERAKVIDFSDPYYDAGLLILVKSDNTDVNSVEDLKDKVVSTKQGTTSEDFVKKNANAKDVKLFPNNDAMFMELLTGGADAVVFDSPVIADFMRKAGKGKVKVVGPLYMGQSYGIGFPKGSDLVAKANASLKKFKDDGSYKELYMKWFGTEPKSK; translated from the coding sequence ATGAAAAAAACACTGACTCTTATCATGACATTGGTTCTCACATTGGCGTTTACTGCTTCCGGTTTCGCCAAAACGCTTGTCGTCGCTACCGACACCAACTTCCCCCCCTTTGAGTACAAAGATCCTGAATCGGGCAAGCACACCGGCTTTGATGTTGAGCTGTTCGATGCCATTGCCAAAGACAATGGGTGGGAATACGATCTGCAGCCCATGGATTTCAACGGCATTATTCCCGGTTTACAATCGGGACAGATCGACGTTGGTATCGCTGGTATCACCATCAAGCCCGAACGCGCCAAAGTCATTGATTTCTCCGACCCGTACTATGATGCCGGCCTGCTCATTCTCGTCAAATCCGACAACACCGACGTCAACAGCGTCGAAGATCTCAAAGACAAAGTCGTCTCCACGAAGCAAGGCACGACGAGTGAAGACTTCGTTAAGAAGAATGCCAACGCCAAAGATGTGAAACTGTTCCCCAACAATGACGCCATGTTTATGGAACTGCTTACAGGCGGTGCCGATGCAGTGGTGTTCGACTCCCCGGTTATCGCTGATTTCATGCGCAAAGCCGGAAAGGGAAAAGTCAAGGTCGTCGGCCCGCTGTATATGGGCCAATCCTACGGCATCGGATTCCCCAAGGGTTCCGACCTGGTTGCCAAAGCCAACGCCAGCTTGAAAAAGTTTAAAGATGATGGCTCTTATAAAGAACTCTACATGAAGTGGTTTGGCACCGAGCCCAAGTCCAAATAG